The following is a genomic window from Bacteroidia bacterium.
GGCAATTTGTACCGCCCCAAAAACCTTACGGAAAAGGCTCCGGCCATTCTTTATGTCTGCGGACACGGGCAGGTGATCAAAGACGGTATCGCTTATGGCAGTAAGGTTCATTATCAGCATCACCCTGCATGGTTTGCCCGACATGGATATGTCTGCCTGATCATCGATACCATGCAGCTGGGTGAAATTGAAGGCATTCATCGCGGCACACACCACCTGGAACGCTGGTGGTGGATTTCGCGCGGATATACACCTGCTGGTGTGGAAGCGTGGAACGGCATCCGGGCAGTGGATTACCTTGTCAGCCGCCCGGAAGTGGATGCAGAAAAAATCGGTATCACCGGTCGTAGCGGGGGAGGTATTTACAGCTGGTGGGCGGCGGGAATCGATGAAAGGATTAAAGTCGCTATTCCGGTGGCAGGCGTTACAGATCTGCGCAATTATGTAGTCGATGGATGTGTCACCGGCCACTGCGATTGTATGTTTATGGTCAATACGTACCAATGGGATTATCCCAAAGTAGCGACACTTTTTGCCCCCAAACCACTGCTCATTTCCAATTCTGACCGAGACCCGATATTCCCAATTAACGGGGTATTCAGAACTTATCAGACAGTAAGAGGGGTTTATGAAAAAATGGAGAAAGGAGATTTGCTCGCACTGAATACGGTTGCGGGCCCTCATATGGACATACAGGAATTGCAAATCCACGCCTTCCGGTGGATGAACCATTACCTTAAAGAAAAAGATGAATTAATCGAAGACGCAGCGGTAAAGTATTTTGAACCCGAACAACTGAAAGTATTTGACAAACTGCCCGAAGATCAGATCAATACACAAATTGACGAGACCTTTGTACCCGTAGCGGAGGAAGTGGAAAAAGTATTAAAAAATACATCCTGGAAAGAGGCAGCAAAACAATGGGAGAAAAACCTGAAAGAGAAAGTCTTTGCCGGGTGGCCGGAAGAAATGATTTCACCTGCCCTTACCCCTGTCAGTGAGCAAAAAAATTCATTCGCAGAAATTTCTCTCCACAATCTGCAAACAGACGCAAATACCCATTTACCATTGTTTAGTATCAAGCCGTTGACTGAGAATGGCAAACCCGTGCAGATCATTCCCCTGGACAACAACAACTGGCTCTGGTGGAAAGAAAGACTGGGCGCGTCATTTGCCGGGGGAGAATTCTGGCCGGAAGCAACCGGAAATGAGACACTTGCCGCAGAGTTACAACAACGGCTCAGTACGGCAGGAGAAATTATTCTGGTCCCTATGCGAGGAACAGGCCCGGCAGCTTTTTCAGCAAACGAAAAGGATTTTGCCCAAATACGCCGCAGGTATTATCTGTTGGGGCAAACACTCGAAAGTATGCAGACACTGGATTTGATTCAGGCGATGAATGCTGTGATGAAATTCCGCTATTCAGATACAGAAATCCATGCTGAAGGGGTAGCCGGTGTGCAAATGATCTACGCTTCGCTTTTTGCGAAACACCAGTTTCCCTACCTGTCCATTCACATTTATCAGCCTCCGGCAAGCCATCGCGAAGGCCCATGCTACCTCAACGTGATGAAATATATGGACATTCCCGCCGCGATATTAATGGCCTCCCAACAACAGGAAGTGGTCATCCATTCCCCAGAAAAGAAAATCTGGAAGCCGCTGGAAAAACTTGCAGGAAAAGAACAATTGTTGAAATTGCATGTTGAGGATTAAATAACATCCGTCAAACAATGCTATGAAATCACATATCCTTTTCTTCTTTTACCTGCTTCCATTTGCAGCTTTTCCCCAAAGCTTCTACTTCGGCAACGACCTCTCCTATGTCAACCAAATGGAAGACTGCGGGGCGGACTTTAAGGAAAATGGCATCTCCAAAGACGTATATCAAATATTTGCCGATCACGGTACAAACCTGGTGCGAGTGCGGCTTTGGGTAGATCCTGAGTGGCAAAATTTGCTCGTACAGCCGGCAGGTGTAAAACCTCAGTACAGCGATTTTGAAGATGTAAAAGAGACCATTTCCCGGGCGAAAGCTGCGGGCATGCAGGTAATTCTCGATTTTCACTACTCTGACTTTTGGGCAGATCCGGGCCGCCAGCTTATTCCCGCCCGGTGGATACCGGTCGCCAATAACCTTCCGGCGCTGAAAGACTCTCTCTACAACTATACAGTAAAGGTGCTAAGCGATCTGGAGAAAGATGGTTTGATGCCAGAAATTGTAAGTGTAGGCAATGAAAACAACGGCGGCCTCCTGCGGCACACAACGATGGACAGCAACTATGTTGCCGGGGGAAGTGTCGGCAACGACTGGAGCCGCGATGCCCAGCTGTACAATACAGCGATCCAGGCCATTAGAGCCGTAGGCGATACAGCCTCTGTTGATCCCAAAATCGCCGTGCATTTTTCGGGGATCAACACCAAATGGTTTTTCCAGAACCTGATCACCCTGGGTGTTACAGATTTTGACATCATGGGTTTTTCCTATTACTATGGCTGGCACGGCGCGAGCATTTCACAGGTGGGAACCTTTGTAGAAGATCTTGTCGCAAGTTTCCCCGGATATGAAATGATCGCCCTCGAAACCGGTTATCCATGGACCGCACAGAATTTTGATTCGATGCCCAATATCATCACCGGGGCAGACCCGATGTATTCCCCCCTTTCGCCCGAAAAACAACTCTCCTACCTGGTAGATCTGGCGCGGGAGATCATGGTTTCGGGGGGTAGTGGTATGATTTTCTGGGAACCTGCATGGGTTTCGACCCCTTGCCGCACCCCATGGGGGCAGGGATCTTCCCACGACCATGTGGTATTTTTTGACCCCATCAACAACAACTTCATCGACAATGGCGGAGGAAAATGGACAGAACCTCAGTTCTACCAAAACCTCACGACGCCTACCATAACTTTTATGGTAGACATGACCGGGCAGGACGTGTCAAACGGCGTATATATTACGGGCACCTTTACCGGAGCCAACTGGCTGATTGTGCCGATGAGTCTGCATTCAGGGAAGATATACAAGTATTCGACCCAAATCCCGGCAGGAAGTTCGGGTGCATACTACTACCTCACAACCAGCAGCTGGACCAACTACCTCGACTTCAGGGAAACCGTTCCCACTGCCTGTGCAGAGTGGTGGAATAGCGACAGGGGATATGTGATACCCGCGCATGACACCACCTTTGCAGTTAAGTGGGAAAGTTGCGAGACGTTTGTCGCAGGGATCAGGGATAACCTGCTTGCCCGGCAGATTTCGCTTTACCCCAACCCCGCCAGTGATAAAATATATTTGTCATTCAGTGAGGGCTTTGTCCCGACATCCCTAGACATCACGCTCTCCGATATACAAGGTAAGACCTTAAAAACGTGGAAAAAGGCAGGGACAGTAGGGTCAGATCATGATCTGACCCTACCCGTTCTATCCACCGGGGTATATCTGTTGAGGATTTTTGACGGGGAAAATACCGCGGTGTGGAAGGTACAGCTTTAGAGAAAAAAGGCTTTATTGAACGAGCAGACGGCAAATCTCCCCGTTTTGTTGTAAATAAAAATTTTGTGCGGACACCGTCTTTGTTTGATGAATAACTATTTTGAAAATTATACAGATCCAATCCCTGCATTAATCCCGTCTGATTTTCCTGTTTGTGTAAATAATCTGTTCGTAAGGACTCTGTACGCCCGATTCAAACAAACAGCCCACGCGACCTTTTTTATCGATCACCAGATCAGAATAAGCAGAAGGGCCTGGGAATAAAACAATCGTTTGGGGCCATGTAAGTCCACTGTCCCGACTAATTTTCAGACACATATTTTCCCGCTTTTCGGTACTGGCGGGATTGGAAAAGAGTAAGACTGATTGATTTTTGTTGCGATACACCAGCAGGCTTCCCTGGCAGATGGGCTCAATCAGTTCATCCTGGAATCGCTGGTCAGTCCAGGTAAGTCCGCCGTCTTTGCTTGAGGCTACCTGCCTTTTTCGCTGGCTGCGGTCATAGTTGCGCATATTCAGCAAGATCTCGCCATTTTCCAGTTCTGCCACTTCGCATTCATTTACCATATCCATCGGAGTAGTTCCGCCCAGCTGCCATGTCTGTCCGTGGTCATCAGAAAAAATCACATGTGAAAAATACTTTTTAGTCTGCGCTTCTATATGATCGCAGGCAACCATAAGCCTTCCCTGATGAGAGCCATATTGCAGTTGAATACCGGAACCGGGCCCCGTGGCGTACCAGGTCCATTCGGGAAGTTTTACAGAGGCGGTGATTTCTACAGGTGATGACCAGTTTGCCCCGTCATCATCAGAGTGCATGACAAAAACCCTACGGGTATCCGTGCTGGTTTGGTCAATGATCTGAGGTTCGCGGTCTTTGCCAAGGTTCCAGGTAGATAGCAGATGAATGGTGCCTGTCACACGATCCAAAACCGGTGCAGGATTGCCGCAGGTATTGTCGTGATCATCCCATATTACCTGAAGGGCACTCCAGGTTTTACCACCGTCTTTTGACCGTTTGGATACCAGATCAATATCTCCGGTATCGCTGCATCCGCCTTTCCGGCCTTCAGCAATGG
Proteins encoded in this region:
- a CDS encoding glycosyl hydrolase 53 family protein, which gives rise to MKSHILFFFYLLPFAAFPQSFYFGNDLSYVNQMEDCGADFKENGISKDVYQIFADHGTNLVRVRLWVDPEWQNLLVQPAGVKPQYSDFEDVKETISRAKAAGMQVILDFHYSDFWADPGRQLIPARWIPVANNLPALKDSLYNYTVKVLSDLEKDGLMPEIVSVGNENNGGLLRHTTMDSNYVAGGSVGNDWSRDAQLYNTAIQAIRAVGDTASVDPKIAVHFSGINTKWFFQNLITLGVTDFDIMGFSYYYGWHGASISQVGTFVEDLVASFPGYEMIALETGYPWTAQNFDSMPNIITGADPMYSPLSPEKQLSYLVDLAREIMVSGGSGMIFWEPAWVSTPCRTPWGQGSSHDHVVFFDPINNNFIDNGGGKWTEPQFYQNLTTPTITFMVDMTGQDVSNGVYITGTFTGANWLIVPMSLHSGKIYKYSTQIPAGSSGAYYYLTTSSWTNYLDFRETVPTACAEWWNSDRGYVIPAHDTTFAVKWESCETFVAGIRDNLLARQISLYPNPASDKIYLSFSEGFVPTSLDITLSDIQGKTLKTWKKAGTVGSDHDLTLPVLSTGVYLLRIFDGENTAVWKVQL
- a CDS encoding prolyl oligopeptidase family serine peptidase — its product is MFKSIGLFSLICILPLFHPAGKLADNPSPKWDFDGQLSAYFEAQTRKLELNTQSELSHITDWPAFQKQSREQLLEMLGLSPMPEHTPLNPVITGTIDHGDFIVEKLYFQSSPGLYVTGNLYRPKNLTEKAPAILYVCGHGQVIKDGIAYGSKVHYQHHPAWFARHGYVCLIIDTMQLGEIEGIHRGTHHLERWWWISRGYTPAGVEAWNGIRAVDYLVSRPEVDAEKIGITGRSGGGIYSWWAAGIDERIKVAIPVAGVTDLRNYVVDGCVTGHCDCMFMVNTYQWDYPKVATLFAPKPLLISNSDRDPIFPINGVFRTYQTVRGVYEKMEKGDLLALNTVAGPHMDIQELQIHAFRWMNHYLKEKDELIEDAAVKYFEPEQLKVFDKLPEDQINTQIDETFVPVAEEVEKVLKNTSWKEAAKQWEKNLKEKVFAGWPEEMISPALTPVSEQKNSFAEISLHNLQTDANTHLPLFSIKPLTENGKPVQIIPLDNNNWLWWKERLGASFAGGEFWPEATGNETLAAELQQRLSTAGEIILVPMRGTGPAAFSANEKDFAQIRRRYYLLGQTLESMQTLDLIQAMNAVMKFRYSDTEIHAEGVAGVQMIYASLFAKHQFPYLSIHIYQPPASHREGPCYLNVMKYMDIPAAILMASQQQEVVIHSPEKKIWKPLEKLAGKEQLLKLHVED
- a CDS encoding sialidase family protein; protein product: MRIAITLLFALALFARTNASDSLSKSRNIPVFVNGESGYACFRIPAIICTEKGLLVAIAEGRKGGCSDTGDIDLVSKRSKDGGKTWSALQVIWDDHDNTCGNPAPVLDRVTGTIHLLSTWNLGKDREPQIIDQTSTDTRRVFVMHSDDDGANWSSPVEITASVKLPEWTWYATGPGSGIQLQYGSHQGRLMVACDHIEAQTKKYFSHVIFSDDHGQTWQLGGTTPMDMVNECEVAELENGEILLNMRNYDRSQRKRQVASSKDGGLTWTDQRFQDELIEPICQGSLLVYRNKNQSVLLFSNPASTEKRENMCLKISRDSGLTWPQTIVLFPGPSAYSDLVIDKKGRVGCLFESGVQSPYEQIIYTNRKIRRD